The proteins below come from a single Zea mays cultivar B73 chromosome 8, Zm-B73-REFERENCE-NAM-5.0, whole genome shotgun sequence genomic window:
- the LOC103634895 gene encoding senescence-specific cysteine protease SAG39, producing MVSSKAFLLLLAVLIGCVCSFPSPVLAARELSDDAAMAERHERWMAEYGRVYKDAADKARRFEVFKDNFAFVESFNADKKNKFWLGVNQFADLTTEAFKANKGFKPISAEKAPTTGFKYENLSISALPTAVDWRTKGAVTPIKNQGQCGCCWAFSAVAAVEGIVKLSTGNLVSLSEQELVDCDTHSMDEGCEGGWMDSAFEFVIKNGGLATESSYPYKAVDGKCKGGSKSAATIKGHEDVPPNNEAALMKAVASQPVSVAVDASDRTFMLYSGGVMTGSCGTQLDHGIAAIGYGVESDGTKYWIMKNSWGTTWGEKGFLRMEKDISDKRGMCGLAMKPSYPTE from the exons ATGGTCAGCTCCAAGGCTTTCCTCCTCCTCCTTGCCGTCCTTATTGGTTGCGTCTGCAGCTTCCCTAGTCCTGTCCTAGCGGCTCGTGAGCTGAGCGACGATGCAGCCATGGCCGAGAGGCATGAGAGATGGATGGCGGAGTATGGCCGTGTCTACAAGGACGCCGCCGATAAGGCACGGCGCTTCGAGGTGTTCAAGGATAACTTCGCATTCGTCGAGTCGTTCAACGCCGATAAGAAGAACAAGTTCTGGCTTGGCGTCAACCAGTTCGCCGACCTGACTACCGAAGCGTTCAAAGCAAACAAAGGCTTCAAACCGATCTCAGCAGAAAAGGCCCCAACGACTGGATTCAAGTACGAGAACTTAAGCATTAGCGCGCTTCCGACGGCCGTCGACTGGAGGACCAAGGGAGCTGTCACACCCATCAAGAACCAAGGCCAGTGTG GTTGCTGCTGGGCGTTCTCGGCCGTAGCTGCCGTGGAGGGCATCGTGAAGCTGAGCACCGGCAACCTCGTCTCACTCTCAGAGCAAGAACTAGTAGACTGTGACACCCACAGCATGGACGAGGGTTGCGAGGGGGGCTGGATGGATAGCGCCTTCGAGTTCGTCATCAAGAACGGAGGCCTGGCCACCGAGTCCAGCTACCCGTACAAGGCCGTGGACGGCAAGTGCAAGGGCGGGTCAAAGAGCGCCGCGACGATCAAAGGCCATGAGGACGTGCCGCCCAACAACGAGGCTGCGCTCATGAAGGCCGTGGCCAGTCAGCCTGTGTCGGTCGCCGTCGATGCAAGTGATAGGACTTTCATGCTTTACTCCGGCGGTGTGATGACCGGCTCCTGCGGCACTCAGCTGGACCATGGCATCGCTGCGATCGGCTACGGCGTGGAGAGTGATGGCACAAAGTATTGGATTATGAAGAACTCGTGGGGCACCACTTGGGGAGAGAAGGGGTTCCTACGGATGGAGAAGGACATTTCTGACAAGCGAGGGATGTGCGGCCTTGCCATGAAGCCTTCCTACCCCACCGAGTAG
- the LOC100274322 gene encoding UDP-glucosyltransferase UGT13248 — protein sequence MGSTSTSATSSSSSSAASGPGGGGGAHVLLLPYPGAQGHTNPLLQFGRRLAYHGFRPTLVTSRYVLSTTPPPGEPFRVAAISDGFDGGGAAACPDIAEYYRQLEAVGSETLAELIRTEAAEGRPVRVVVYDPHLPWARWVAQAAGVPAVAFLSQPCSVDVIYGEVWAGRLPLPVVDGKELFARGLLGVDLGPDDVPPFAARPDWCPVFLRATVRQFEGLEDADDVLVNSFRDIEPTEADYMSLTWRAKTIGPTLPSFYLDDDRFPLNKAYGFNLFSSSDSCLPWLDKQRPRSVVLVSYGTVSDYDENQLEELGNGLYSSGKPFIWVVRSNEEHKLSDELRDKCKERGLVVSWCPQLEVLAHKATGCFFTHCGWNSTLEAIVNGVPMVAVPHWADQPTISKYMESVWGLGVKVRKDEKGLVTRDEVARCIKDVMDGDRKDEYRMNANVWMKKAKEAAQYGGSSDKNIAEFVAKYSSS from the exons ATGGGGAGCACAAGCACGAGCGCCacctcgtcttcctcctcctctgCTGCCAGCGGCcccgggggcggcggcggcgcacacGTGCTGCTCCTGCCGTACCCTGGCGCGCAGGGCCACACGAACCCGCTGCTCCAGTTTGGCCGCCGCCTCGCCTACCACGGCTTCCGCCCCACGCTCGTCACCTCCCGGTACGTACTCTCCACCACGCCGCCCCCAGGGGAGCCCTTCAGGGTGGCAGCCATTTCCGACGGCttcgacggcggcggcgcggccgcgTGCCCCGACATCGCTGAGTACTATCGCCAGCTCGAGGCCGTGGGTTCGGAGACGCTGGCGGAGCTGATCCGGACGGAGGCCGCCGAGGGCCGGCCCGTGCGCGTGGTGGTTTACGACCCGCACCTGCCGTGGGCGCGCTGGGTGGCGCAGGCGGCCGGGGTGCCGGCGGTGGCGTTCCTGTCGCAGCCGTGCTCCGTTGACGTCATCTACGGGGAGGTGTGGGCGGGGCGGCTGCCGCTGCCCGTGGTGGACGGGAAGGAGCTGTTCGCGCGCGGGCTGCTGGGTGTCGACCTCGGGCCCGACGACGTGCcgccgttcgcggccaggccagACTGGTGCCCCGTGTTCCTTCGGGCGACGGTGCGGCAGTTCGAGGGGCTGGAGGACGCCGAcgacgtgctcgtcaactcattcCGCGACATCGAACCCACG GAGGCAGATTATATGTCCCTAACATGGCGCGCGAAGACAATAGGCCCAACGTTGCCATCATTTTACCTTGATGATGACCGCTTTCCGTTGAACAAGGCCTACGGATTCAACCTCTTCAGCAGCAGCGACTCATGTCTGCCTTGGCTTGACAAGCAGCGTCCGCGTTCTGTAGTTCTCGTATCCTATGGAACTGTTTCAGATTACGACGAAAATCAGCTAGAAGAGCTTGGCAACGGGCTGTACAGTTCTGGCAAACCATTCATTTGGGTTGTGAGGTCGAATGAAGAACACAAGCTGTCGGATGAGCTTCGCGACAAGTGCAAGGAGCGCGGCCTTGTTGTCTCTTGGTGCCCACAGCTCGAAGTTCTTGCACATAAAGCTACAG GCTGTTTCTTCACGCACTGTGGATGGAACTCGACACTAGAAGCGATTGTTAATGGCGTGCCAATGGTGGCAGTACCACACTGGGCTGACCAGCCGACCATATCGAAATACATGGAGAGCGTGTGGGGCTTGGGTGTCAAGGTGCGCAAGGATGAGAAAGGCTTGGTGACGAGAGACGAGGTGGCGAGGTGCATCAAGGATGTCATGGATGGGGATAGAAAAGATGAGTACAGGATGAATGCCAATGTGTGGATGAAAAAGGCCAAGGAAGCTGCACAGTACGGAGGGAGCTCGGACAAGAATATTGCTGAATTCGTCGCCAAGTATTCATCAAGTTAG